In Ignavibacteriales bacterium, the following are encoded in one genomic region:
- a CDS encoding metallophosphoesterase, with protein MIAVIGDLHGCIGTLRSIYPKLKEKTDEIYSVGDIIDRGPDPKAVVEFCMDNGIKCVRGNHEDILLKVIGVEEDRPYISPKQRLENHILNGGDETIRSYTDSYEQDVKAYRREVESSGHLDYILSFPFKREFDGVVITHAGIAEGTEDVIWHRKEVMKLPKLQIFGHTPMPEVDYQKGWYANIDTGCVYAERGYGNLTAVLVDSDTGEVAEFITEKNVGEYSDHDV; from the coding sequence TTGATAGCGGTAATAGGAGATCTTCACGGGTGTATAGGCACTCTTAGGAGCATATATCCTAAATTGAAGGAAAAAACGGACGAGATATATTCTGTGGGTGATATAATAGATAGGGGACCGGATCCGAAAGCTGTAGTGGAGTTTTGTATGGATAATGGTATTAAATGCGTCCGTGGTAACCACGAGGACATTTTGCTCAAAGTAATCGGCGTGGAGGAGGACCGCCCTTATATTAGTCCTAAACAGCGTCTCGAAAATCATATCCTTAACGGCGGTGACGAAACAATACGCTCATACACGGACTCATACGAACAGGATGTCAAGGCATACCGCAGGGAGGTTGAGTCGAGCGGTCATCTCGACTACATACTCAGTTTTCCGTTTAAAAGAGAGTTCGACGGTGTTGTAATTACTCATGCAGGGATTGCGGAAGGTACAGAGGACGTGATATGGCACAGGAAAGAGGTGATGAAGCTCCCGAAACTGCAGATATTCGGACATACCCCTATGCCGGAAGTTGATTATCAAAAAGGATGGTATGCTAATATCGATACGGGATGTGTCTATGCAGAGAGAGGATATGGGAATCTAACAGCTGTGCTCGTTGACAGCGATACTGGTGAAGTCGCTGAATTTATTACTGAAAAAAACGTTGGGGAATATTCGGATCATGATGTATAG
- a CDS encoding DUF3667 domain-containing protein: protein MHTCTNCGSQFTDKYCSHCGMKANDGHIYFKDQLHDAMYYVFSLDSPLWKTFKGLMTNPGKVGHEYIAGKRKSYYTPIKYFILCSAIYFLVFKISGYNPVKSFYEAIGKEYRPDTFSDMIRNNLNYFIFLLVITMPIASRALFPKQKQSFPENIAYSFFIIGHFMLLNTVFIPLVFINPYFAFIKNLTLLYIAWGIGSINEGKIFWRLIRSFLAMLLGYLLYIILVSVISFLISSITHH from the coding sequence ATGCACACTTGTACCAACTGCGGAAGTCAATTCACGGATAAATACTGCAGTCATTGCGGAATGAAGGCTAATGACGGTCATATTTATTTTAAGGATCAGTTACATGACGCGATGTATTACGTATTCTCTCTGGACTCACCGTTGTGGAAAACATTCAAAGGATTGATGACAAATCCCGGTAAAGTTGGTCATGAATATATAGCCGGGAAAAGAAAAAGCTATTACACCCCAATCAAATATTTTATTCTTTGTTCAGCAATATATTTTTTGGTCTTTAAGATCTCAGGATACAACCCGGTGAAATCATTTTACGAAGCTATTGGCAAAGAATACCGCCCCGATACATTTTCCGATATGATCCGCAATAATCTTAATTACTTTATTTTTCTCTTAGTAATTACAATGCCGATCGCTTCAAGGGCATTATTTCCTAAACAGAAGCAGAGTTTCCCTGAGAATATCGCATATTCTTTTTTTATAATAGGTCACTTCATGCTTCTCAACACGGTTTTTATACCGCTGGTGTTTATCAATCCCTATTTTGCGTTTATAAAAAATCTTACACTTCTATATATTGCATGGGGTATCGGCTCAATTAATGAAGGCAAAATTTTCTGGCGTCTTATACGAAGCTTTCTAGCAATGCTTTTGGGATACCTATTGTACATAATACTCGTATCCGTGATATCCTTCCTTATTTCGAGCATAACACACCATTAA
- a CDS encoding aminotransferase class I/II-fold pyridoxal phosphate-dependent enzyme, which yields MIDLRSDTVTKPSKQMLEAMVNADLGDDVFAEDPTVNKLQQRCAELTGKDRALFVPTGCMANQLAVKAHTNSGDEIICEAECHIFNYETAAPAIISDVLVRQLPGTSGYFSRKDLEQAIRPPDYYYPKSSLMCLENTHNRAGGAIIPIDAIEELTSYAKERGLKRHLDGARIFNASVETGIPIKEYASHFDTISFCFSKGLGAPVGSILCGDDESITKAHKWRKILGGGMRQAGVLAAAGLYALDNNIERLKEDNARAKKFAEELSRIDGFEIDPSNVHTNIIIFASSRINKDDLVKKLSEKGVLISFGNYDFLRIVFHLGIDDADLEKALDAFKSL from the coding sequence ATGATAGATCTCCGCAGTGACACCGTAACAAAACCTTCAAAGCAAATGCTTGAAGCAATGGTGAATGCAGATCTTGGTGATGATGTATTTGCGGAAGACCCAACCGTTAATAAGTTACAACAAAGGTGTGCCGAACTTACCGGAAAGGACCGTGCATTATTCGTTCCTACAGGGTGCATGGCAAACCAGCTTGCCGTAAAAGCGCATACAAATTCCGGCGACGAAATAATCTGCGAAGCCGAATGTCACATCTTTAATTACGAAACTGCCGCTCCGGCAATCATCTCGGATGTGCTCGTTAGACAGCTTCCCGGTACGAGCGGTTATTTCAGTAGGAAGGATCTAGAACAGGCGATACGCCCTCCCGATTATTATTATCCTAAGTCATCCCTGATGTGCCTGGAAAATACTCATAACAGAGCCGGCGGTGCAATTATTCCAATTGACGCAATCGAGGAATTAACCTCATACGCTAAAGAAAGAGGATTAAAACGCCATCTCGATGGAGCGCGTATATTCAATGCTTCGGTCGAGACAGGGATTCCCATTAAGGAATATGCGTCGCATTTCGATACGATATCATTTTGCTTTTCAAAAGGACTTGGTGCTCCCGTAGGATCTATACTATGCGGGGATGATGAGTCTATCACAAAAGCTCACAAATGGAGAAAGATACTCGGGGGAGGAATGCGCCAGGCGGGAGTGCTTGCCGCGGCGGGACTCTACGCCCTGGACAATAATATTGAACGGTTGAAAGAAGACAACGCGCGAGCTAAAAAGTTCGCAGAAGAATTATCTAGGATAGACGGATTCGAGATTGACCCGTCAAACGTCCACACAAACATTATAATTTTTGCAAGCAGTAGAATTAATAAGGACGACCTTGTAAAAAAACTTTCTGAAAAGGGAGTTCTTATTTCATTTGGAAACTATGACTTTCTCCGCATAGTCTTCCATCTTGGTATAGATGATGCTGATCTTGAAAAAGCTTTAGATGCTTTTAAGAGTTTATAG
- a CDS encoding chloride channel protein, with protein sequence MFRRQIAEHTFLFLGIIKWVFWATFAGVVVGGVTTGFLKLLDWGIATGESSGYLLFLIPIGLFLSGLIIKYLAPDAEGHGTEKVLEAVHKKYGKIKAAVVPVKAIATIITLATGGSAGKEGPSAQIGAGVTSIMADIFRFSNVDRRKLVICGISAGFAAVFGTPIAGAIFGVEVLFVGNILYSVMLPSFIAGIVSYQVAVALGMHYSYHPLYFVPVFSESFLLQVILSGVFFGLVSALFIEILRGGEKIAAKIKIWKPLKGLIGGALLVGLALVFSQKYLGLGIPVIDSTLRGENIEWYAFLVKSFATTITFISGGSGGVITPILFVGSTSGALFGSVMGLDIATFAAIGLVAVLSGTTNAPIAASIMSVELFGPQVAPYATLACVVSFLMTGSRSVYPSQILSMDKSASTKSQIGKEMDKVETNFDAETRRQMARIRRMARKIPYVKEIDVDTLAKTIRKRKTRKRKPGGEDENNSRESQD encoded by the coding sequence ATGTTTAGGCGGCAGATTGCTGAACACACGTTTTTATTTTTAGGTATAATCAAATGGGTTTTCTGGGCAACTTTTGCCGGAGTAGTTGTCGGCGGAGTTACCACAGGCTTCCTTAAACTTCTCGACTGGGGCATTGCCACAGGTGAGTCGAGCGGTTACCTGCTTTTCCTCATTCCGATCGGACTTTTTCTTAGCGGACTTATCATAAAATATCTTGCTCCCGACGCTGAAGGTCACGGTACAGAGAAGGTGCTCGAAGCAGTTCACAAAAAATACGGTAAGATAAAAGCCGCTGTTGTCCCTGTAAAAGCAATAGCGACTATTATTACTCTTGCGACGGGCGGTTCTGCCGGTAAAGAGGGACCAAGTGCTCAGATAGGCGCAGGTGTTACTTCTATCATGGCGGATATTTTTAGATTCAGTAATGTCGATAGGAGGAAGCTTGTTATTTGCGGTATTAGTGCCGGTTTTGCGGCGGTTTTTGGAACACCAATTGCCGGAGCGATCTTCGGCGTTGAAGTTCTTTTCGTCGGAAATATCCTTTACTCGGTTATGCTTCCCTCGTTCATAGCCGGAATAGTAAGCTATCAGGTGGCAGTGGCTCTCGGAATGCATTACTCATATCACCCCCTGTATTTCGTTCCTGTTTTTAGTGAGTCATTTCTTTTGCAGGTAATTCTTTCGGGAGTTTTCTTTGGCTTGGTTTCTGCGCTTTTCATTGAGATACTTCGCGGCGGAGAAAAAATTGCCGCAAAAATTAAGATCTGGAAACCGCTGAAGGGCCTGATCGGGGGTGCTTTATTGGTAGGACTTGCTCTAGTCTTTTCACAGAAATACCTCGGACTTGGTATTCCTGTAATAGATTCCACGCTTAGGGGTGAGAATATAGAGTGGTATGCCTTTCTCGTAAAATCATTCGCTACGACAATTACATTCATTTCCGGCGGCAGCGGCGGGGTAATTACGCCCATACTCTTTGTAGGTTCGACATCCGGCGCTTTATTTGGAAGTGTCATGGGGCTAGATATAGCAACATTCGCCGCTATAGGGTTGGTGGCTGTGCTTTCCGGTACAACAAACGCTCCTATTGCCGCCAGTATAATGTCTGTTGAACTGTTCGGTCCGCAGGTTGCACCCTATGCAACCCTGGCGTGTGTGGTGAGCTTCCTTATGACGGGTTCACGTAGCGTCTATCCATCGCAGATACTCTCTATGGATAAATCCGCTTCGACTAAATCACAAATTGGTAAGGAAATGGATAAGGTTGAGACGAATTTTGATGCGGAGACCAGACGGCAAATGGCAAGGATACGGCGTATGGCAAGAAAGATCCCTTATGTGAAAGAGATAGACGTAGATACATTAGCCAAGACTATTCGTAAAAGAAAAACTAGAAAAAGAAAACCGGGCGGAGAGGACGAAAATAATTCCCGAGAAAGCCAGGATTAA
- the serA gene encoding phosphoglycerate dehydrogenase: protein MLKDRKTHFIVDFDSTFIKVEAMEELAAISSKGKKNGQNVLAEIEKLTTAGMNGEMPFSKALESRLELLDTDKKDIEQLVKRLKRKISTSVSRNKKFFKENSESIYIVSGGFKEFIVPIVKDYGIPEKNVYANEFYFDKKGKVTGYDKDNILAKQGGKIKLLKRLRLEGDIYVIGDGYTDYELKKAGVAHKFYAFTENIEREKVLKNADHVTPSIDEFLFVNKLPMAISYPKNRIKVLLLEKIHKQAVKIFTEEGYRVETVSKSLTEEELAEKIKDVSILGIRSKTNVTKKVLENADKLIAIGAFCIGTKQIDHDACTKKGIAVFNAPFSNTRSVVELTLGEIIVLIRKVYERSNLLHTGKWQKTSQDSYEIRGKKLGIIGYGKIGSQLSVLAESLGMDVHYYDKIDTLALSNATKCNTLTELLRKCDVITLHIDDNPANKNFIGEKEFNRMKNGVIFINMSRGFVVDLKALAKNIKSGKVSGAAVDVFPNEPNSNEEEFKNVLQGLPNVILTPHIGGSTEEAQEDIARFVPNKIIEFVNKGDSMFSVNFPNIQLPAFKNSHRLIHIHANEPGILARINETLAESNINIIGQYLKTNELIGYVITDIAKDYDTKVIKDLKNIPHTIKFRILY, encoded by the coding sequence ATGCTTAAGGACAGGAAAACGCATTTTATTGTGGATTTCGACAGCACTTTTATTAAGGTGGAGGCGATGGAAGAGCTTGCGGCTATTTCATCAAAAGGAAAGAAGAACGGACAGAATGTGCTTGCAGAAATAGAAAAGCTTACGACCGCAGGAATGAACGGTGAGATGCCGTTTTCAAAAGCGCTGGAGAGCCGCCTGGAACTGCTGGATACCGACAAAAAAGACATCGAGCAACTGGTAAAAAGGTTAAAGCGAAAAATATCCACGTCTGTTTCAAGGAATAAAAAGTTTTTCAAAGAGAACAGTGAAAGTATTTATATCGTATCGGGCGGATTTAAGGAATTTATTGTTCCCATAGTAAAAGACTACGGCATACCGGAGAAAAATGTGTACGCCAATGAATTTTATTTTGACAAGAAAGGGAAAGTAACCGGTTACGATAAGGATAATATACTCGCGAAGCAGGGCGGGAAAATAAAACTGCTTAAGAGACTCAGACTGGAAGGCGACATATATGTGATCGGTGACGGATATACGGATTACGAATTGAAAAAAGCGGGCGTCGCCCATAAATTCTACGCATTCACTGAGAACATCGAGCGGGAAAAAGTTTTAAAAAATGCCGACCACGTAACACCGAGCATCGACGAATTTCTTTTTGTAAATAAATTACCTATGGCAATATCATACCCAAAAAATAGAATCAAAGTCTTACTTCTGGAAAAGATCCACAAACAAGCCGTGAAGATATTCACAGAAGAAGGTTACCGCGTTGAAACGGTGAGCAAAAGCCTTACCGAGGAAGAACTGGCTGAAAAGATCAAGGACGTATCTATACTAGGCATTCGATCCAAAACGAACGTAACAAAGAAGGTCCTCGAAAATGCCGACAAGCTGATAGCCATAGGTGCATTTTGCATAGGAACTAAGCAGATAGACCATGACGCATGCACAAAGAAGGGCATAGCGGTATTTAATGCCCCCTTTAGCAATACGAGGAGTGTGGTGGAACTGACGCTTGGAGAAATAATAGTGCTTATAAGGAAGGTATATGAACGAAGCAACCTTCTTCACACAGGCAAATGGCAAAAAACCTCGCAGGATAGCTATGAGATAAGGGGAAAGAAGCTTGGAATAATAGGTTATGGCAAAATAGGCTCCCAACTATCCGTGCTGGCAGAATCTCTCGGTATGGATGTTCATTATTATGACAAAATAGATACGCTCGCACTCAGCAATGCTACAAAATGCAATACGCTTACAGAGCTTCTGAGGAAGTGTGACGTGATAACGCTTCACATAGATGATAACCCAGCTAATAAAAATTTCATCGGTGAGAAGGAATTTAACCGTATGAAAAACGGAGTGATATTTATTAATATGAGCAGGGGCTTTGTAGTCGATTTGAAAGCGCTGGCAAAGAATATAAAAAGCGGGAAAGTATCAGGAGCGGCAGTAGATGTTTTTCCGAATGAGCCCAATAGCAACGAGGAGGAATTTAAGAATGTATTACAGGGGCTTCCCAATGTGATATTAACACCTCATATTGGAGGAAGTACGGAAGAAGCGCAGGAAGATATTGCCAGATTCGTCCCAAATAAGATAATCGAATTCGTGAATAAGGGTGACTCGATGTTCAGCGTGAACTTCCCGAACATACAACTCCCCGCTTTCAAGAATTCACACCGGTTAATACACATTCACGCTAATGAGCCGGGTATATTGGCACGCATAAACGAGACACTTGCCGAAAGTAACATAAACATCATAGGGCAGTACCTAAAAACGAACGAGTTGATAGGTTACGTTATTACCGACATAGCAAAAGATTACGATACAAAGGTGATCAAGGATCTAAAGAACATCCCTCATACAATTAAATTCAGGATATTATACTAG
- a CDS encoding YiiX family permuted papain-like enzyme: MRERLILILLYLISLSLLSCSKEIDTTTLKEGDIIFQESVSRQSAAIQLATHSRYSHMGIIFKQGDYYLVLEAVQPVKFTPLDEWINRGKRRHYVVKRLKDTILDSIVINKMKATGEQMVGKKYDIYFGWSDERIYCSELVWKIYNEALGIEIGPLKKMKDFDLTHERVKEIMEKRYGKNIPLDETVVSPGDIFDSDKLVTIEED, from the coding sequence ATGAGAGAACGTTTAATCCTCATACTGCTTTATCTAATTTCACTATCTTTACTCTCCTGCAGTAAAGAAATCGATACGACTACGCTTAAGGAAGGTGACATTATCTTTCAGGAATCAGTCTCCCGTCAAAGTGCAGCAATACAACTCGCCACACATTCCCGATACAGTCATATGGGGATTATTTTCAAACAAGGTGACTATTATCTCGTTCTCGAAGCAGTCCAACCGGTAAAATTCACACCTTTGGATGAATGGATAAACAGGGGAAAAAGAAGGCATTATGTAGTAAAACGATTGAAGGACACTATACTTGACAGCATTGTAATTAATAAAATGAAAGCAACCGGGGAGCAGATGGTTGGTAAAAAATATGATATCTATTTTGGATGGTCTGATGAAAGAATATACTGCTCGGAACTTGTATGGAAAATCTATAATGAGGCTTTGGGTATAGAAATCGGTCCATTGAAAAAAATGAAGGATTTCGATCTCACTCATGAAAGAGTAAAAGAAATTATGGAGAAACGTTACGGCAAGAATATACCGCTAGATGAAACCGTAGTTTCTCCGGGTGATATTTTTGATTCCGACAAATTAGTCACTATTGAGGAAGATTAA
- a CDS encoding DUF3667 domain-containing protein translates to MNTCTNCGKEFTDKYCNHCGVKKNDGRLYLKDQLHDALYYVFSVDSPITATFIGLMTNPGKVGHEYIEGKRKKYYTPIKYFILCTAIYFLLVKITGINPVSVGNSEIIVKNYNYLIFLLVPILAVFSKLFFYKQKFNYAEYIAYSFFLVGHYMILNILYIPFIYFFPEVNIGNQVFAVYLIWGMFSFHKGNPIVKLLLSLLSVVLSFIVFLGLTLLIFVSFYKIFG, encoded by the coding sequence ATGAATACATGTACGAACTGCGGTAAAGAGTTCACCGATAAATACTGCAATCACTGCGGAGTAAAGAAAAATGACGGACGGCTGTATCTAAAAGATCAGCTTCATGATGCATTGTATTATGTTTTTTCGGTCGATTCGCCTATTACGGCTACATTTATAGGTCTGATGACAAATCCCGGAAAAGTCGGACACGAGTATATTGAAGGAAAGAGAAAGAAGTATTACACACCGATAAAATATTTCATTTTATGTACGGCAATATACTTCCTTTTGGTAAAAATCACCGGAATTAATCCTGTCAGCGTAGGTAATTCAGAAATTATAGTAAAAAACTATAACTATCTTATTTTTCTCCTTGTTCCTATCCTGGCGGTATTTTCAAAATTATTTTTTTACAAACAAAAGTTTAATTATGCAGAATATATAGCATATAGCTTTTTCCTTGTTGGGCACTATATGATACTGAATATATTATACATTCCATTCATTTACTTTTTCCCCGAAGTAAATATTGGGAATCAAGTATTTGCGGTCTACCTTATATGGGGTATGTTTTCATTTCACAAGGGAAATCCGATAGTAAAATTACTTTTAAGTCTCCTATCCGTGGTATTAAGTTTTATCGTATTCCTTGGCTTAACCCTATTAATATTTGTTTCGTTTTATAAAATTTTCGGATAA
- the gyrA gene encoding DNA gyrase subunit A produces the protein MSNNEKIIPVNIEEEMKSSYIDYSMSVIVSRALPDVKDGLKPVHRRVLFGMSELGLAPNRPYKKSARIVGEVLGKYHPHGDKAVYDTMVRLVQDFSLRYPLVDGQGNFGSVDGDSPAAMRYTEARLARISELMLRDLEKDTVNFIPNFDDTLQEPVVLPSAFPNLLVNGSNGIAVGMATNIPPHNLSEVIDGTIHLIDNPITKEVEKDKKKFKSAVKELMKHITAPDFPTGGIIYGYDPVVDAYTTGRGRVLLRAVAGIEEQKNGRMSIVVTEIPYQVNKASLIENIAQLVRDKKFEDIASINDESDRDGMRIVIGLKRDGNPHVVLNKLFKYTQMQITFGIIMLALHEGVPKVMQLHEMIQHFITHRLDVIVRRTKFELDQAEKRAHILEGYIIALDNIDAVIALIKKSKDTPTAREGLMKKFKLSEIQAQAILDMRLQRLTGLERKKIEDEYKQLLKTIEMLKAILKSESKRKTILKDELLEIKKIYGDERRTKIIHNVEKMSDEDMMKQLVKEEDVVITISNKGFIKRIPASSYKSQGRGGKGITAASTGSDDEDFIEYMFIGSTHQYIMFFTDKGKCYWLKVYDIPEGSRTSRGKSILNLIAKEKDEKINSYVVVKDFNEELFVTMVTSNGVIKKTKLDAYSNIRRNGIQAINLNKGDELVNVRLTNGSQEILIGTAKGQAIRFNESNVRDMGRTATGVKGISLAKGDFVVELVAVSRASASILVVTSEGYGKRSDLADYRITSRGGKGVITVKTSPKVGELISIKEVTDSDDLMIITTKGILIRQKVKDIRVMGRNAQGVKLIKLNKGDSISAVAKVVKNGAEEQ, from the coding sequence ATGTCCAATAACGAAAAGATTATTCCCGTCAATATAGAAGAGGAAATGAAGTCCTCGTATATTGACTATTCCATGTCTGTAATTGTTTCTCGTGCGCTTCCCGATGTAAAAGACGGATTAAAACCCGTTCACAGGCGCGTGCTTTTTGGTATGAGTGAGCTTGGGCTTGCCCCCAACCGCCCGTACAAAAAATCAGCGCGTATTGTTGGTGAGGTGCTTGGTAAGTATCACCCGCACGGCGATAAGGCTGTTTATGATACCATGGTGAGATTAGTGCAGGACTTTTCTCTGAGATATCCGCTTGTCGATGGGCAGGGAAACTTCGGTTCAGTAGACGGTGATTCACCTGCTGCAATGAGGTATACTGAGGCACGTCTTGCCCGTATATCCGAGCTCATGCTCCGTGATCTTGAAAAAGACACCGTTAACTTTATTCCTAATTTCGATGACACGCTACAGGAGCCGGTCGTGCTTCCTTCTGCATTTCCGAATCTTCTTGTGAACGGTTCCAACGGTATCGCGGTTGGTATGGCGACTAATATTCCACCGCACAATCTATCGGAAGTAATTGATGGCACAATCCACCTGATTGATAATCCTATCACCAAGGAAGTTGAAAAAGATAAGAAAAAGTTTAAATCCGCTGTGAAGGAACTAATGAAGCATATCACGGCTCCGGATTTTCCTACAGGCGGAATAATCTACGGCTATGACCCTGTAGTGGATGCATATACGACAGGGCGGGGAAGAGTATTGCTCCGTGCAGTAGCCGGTATTGAAGAGCAGAAGAACGGCAGGATGAGCATAGTTGTTACGGAGATTCCATACCAGGTAAATAAGGCTTCTCTCATTGAGAATATAGCCCAACTTGTCAGGGATAAGAAGTTCGAAGATATCGCATCTATAAACGATGAGAGCGACAGGGACGGTATGCGTATCGTTATTGGGCTCAAACGTGATGGTAACCCGCATGTTGTCCTAAATAAGCTGTTCAAATATACCCAGATGCAGATCACATTTGGTATAATAATGCTGGCTTTGCATGAGGGTGTCCCAAAGGTGATGCAGCTGCATGAAATGATTCAGCATTTTATTACCCACAGGCTCGATGTCATCGTTCGCAGAACAAAGTTCGAACTCGACCAGGCTGAGAAACGCGCGCATATTCTTGAAGGTTATATCATTGCCCTGGATAATATCGATGCTGTTATAGCTCTTATCAAAAAATCCAAGGATACTCCAACTGCGAGGGAAGGTTTAATGAAGAAATTCAAGCTTTCCGAAATACAGGCGCAAGCTATACTGGATATGCGTTTGCAGAGATTGACGGGGCTTGAAAGGAAAAAGATAGAGGACGAATATAAACAGCTTCTCAAAACTATTGAGATGCTCAAAGCTATTCTAAAGAGCGAATCGAAGAGGAAAACCATCCTTAAAGATGAATTACTCGAGATCAAGAAAATCTATGGTGACGAGAGAAGAACAAAGATAATTCATAACGTCGAAAAGATGTCCGACGAGGATATGATGAAACAGCTCGTAAAGGAAGAGGACGTGGTTATTACCATTTCCAATAAGGGCTTCATAAAGCGGATTCCCGCATCATCCTATAAGTCACAGGGCAGGGGAGGCAAAGGTATTACAGCCGCTTCTACAGGAAGTGATGACGAGGATTTCATCGAATACATGTTCATTGGTTCGACGCACCAGTATATTATGTTCTTTACCGATAAAGGTAAATGTTACTGGCTAAAGGTTTATGATATTCCAGAGGGAAGCAGGACTTCCCGCGGTAAATCTATTCTCAATCTTATTGCAAAGGAAAAGGATGAGAAGATAAATTCCTATGTGGTGGTGAAAGACTTCAATGAGGAATTGTTTGTTACCATGGTAACGAGCAATGGTGTAATAAAGAAGACAAAACTGGACGCTTATTCCAATATCCGCCGTAACGGCATTCAGGCAATAAACCTCAATAAAGGTGATGAACTCGTGAACGTGCGTCTTACTAATGGATCACAGGAGATACTCATTGGTACAGCCAAAGGGCAGGCGATACGGTTTAACGAGTCCAATGTTCGTGATATGGGCAGAACCGCAACCGGTGTTAAGGGTATATCTCTTGCCAAAGGTGACTTTGTTGTTGAGCTCGTAGCTGTTTCCAGGGCAAGCGCCTCCATTCTCGTTGTTACATCGGAAGGCTACGGTAAACGAAGCGACCTTGCCGATTACAGGATCACAAGCAGGGGCGGCAAAGGTGTCATTACCGTTAAGACCAGCCCCAAAGTTGGTGAACTTATTTCTATTAAGGAAGTCACTGACTCTGATGACCTCATGATCATCACGACAAAGGGTATATTGATTAGGCAAAAGGTAAAAGATATCCGTGTGATGGGTAGAAATGCCCAGGGTGTTAAATTGATCAAATTAAACAAAGGTGATTCCATTTCAGCCGTTGCAAAAGTTGTAAAGAACGGTGCAGAAGAACAATAA
- a CDS encoding alanine--glyoxylate aminotransferase family protein, which produces MEKVFHTVGPTQLYPEVKGFIADALRDNIPSLSHRSQEFMDIYRETDGQLRKLLGIPEGFRIFFLSSGTECMERIIQNLVEKKSFHFVDGSFSKRFYTIAKQLGKDAGKAEVEFGKGFDFENVNIPGDAEIICLTQNETSTGVALNMEDIYQLKGKYPDMLIALDIVTGVPYIKIDFDKIDCAFFSVQKGFGLPGGLGVIIANEKCIDKAKELMKKGIIIGSYHNFVTLAENVDKFQTAITPNVMNIYLLGRVCQKLNEKGMRRIRQETEEKAKLLYDFLDSSDELKPFVKEVKDRSQTTIVIDVPEGNSKEYRDKLASQGIIAGSGYKEYKDKQIRIGNFPMHTRENIEKIISILKEQ; this is translated from the coding sequence GTGGAAAAAGTTTTTCATACGGTTGGGCCTACACAGCTCTACCCGGAGGTCAAAGGATTTATCGCCGACGCGTTGCGAGATAATATCCCATCGCTTTCTCACCGCTCTCAGGAATTCATGGATATATATAGGGAAACAGACGGGCAATTGAGAAAACTTCTTGGAATACCGGAAGGATTCAGGATATTTTTTTTGAGTTCGGGAACAGAATGTATGGAGAGAATAATTCAGAATCTTGTCGAAAAGAAAAGTTTCCATTTTGTGGATGGGTCTTTTTCAAAGAGATTTTATACAATAGCGAAACAACTCGGCAAAGATGCGGGAAAAGCTGAAGTGGAATTCGGTAAGGGATTCGATTTTGAAAATGTGAATATTCCCGGTGATGCAGAGATAATATGCCTGACACAAAACGAAACCAGTACAGGCGTCGCCCTAAACATGGAGGATATATACCAGCTAAAGGGAAAATATCCTGATATGCTCATTGCACTGGACATTGTAACGGGTGTACCCTATATCAAAATTGATTTTGACAAGATCGACTGCGCATTTTTTTCGGTGCAGAAGGGATTTGGACTGCCGGGCGGGTTAGGTGTGATAATTGCCAATGAAAAGTGTATAGATAAAGCAAAAGAGCTTATGAAGAAAGGCATTATAATCGGAAGCTATCATAACTTTGTTACGCTGGCAGAGAATGTTGACAAATTCCAGACAGCAATAACACCAAACGTGATGAATATCTACCTGCTGGGCAGAGTATGTCAAAAGTTGAATGAAAAAGGTATGCGGAGAATCAGGCAGGAAACCGAAGAGAAAGCGAAATTGCTATATGACTTCCTGGATAGTTCGGATGAATTAAAGCCATTTGTAAAAGAAGTAAAAGACCGTTCACAGACAACAATTGTAATTGACGTACCGGAAGGAAATTCAAAAGAATACAGGGATAAACTTGCCTCACAGGGTATAATAGCAGGTTCAGGATATAAAGAATATAAGGATAAACAGATACGTATAGGAAATTTCCCGATGCACACCAGGGAAAATATCGAGAAGATAATAAGTATCCTGAAAGAACAATGA